CGTTCGCACATAACGGATGTTTTAACCACTCTTATGACGTTGTTTAACTTTAATAGTACTAAGCAGTAATAGTTCTCTGAAACAGGGGAAAAATTAGCAACTGCATATGCGTGCAACTATTGTAAATTGTGGAATGCGTGGCACAACATTGTATAGGTCAAAAGTGCCAGTTTACCAATCACAAAACCGTTTGAAAGCAGAATAACGAAGTTTAGGCGAGTACGTGTACTGAACGTCATTCCCGTCCTGGTAGAGGAGTTTTCAGGAGCGGTTTGCTTCATACATGACGAAGGCCTGAAAAAAAGACCCACGTCCTCGTCACCTATGCGTTCAGCCGTTCCTAAGTATAGTATATTATACAAAGAAGGCCAAACATCCACGCTCGTCTGGTAGAAGACGCACACTCCCAGATCCCGTAGACACTATAGCGTCAGAGATCCCTCCAGTAATTTTCGCTGGAAACTCTATGGTAATTTTCACGCGTGTTCTTCAGTAGCGTAACACTTTCCGTGTGATAgggaacaaaaaacaaaagaaaatcgcagtttcgcctgaacgGCGAAGCAcagattgcgacagcaaattagtagagaactatacgaagCAATGATAGTCGTTGAATGGGCCTTATATagtcgtaaacattcgcttactagctaaatacacaagcatggtgtcacgcgcgcacaggtaaatgtcaacacatctcgctcgatgaccaccgAAGCTGGCTGTGAAAACCCcagagtgagaaagcgtgccagcagccGCGGGTAAATTAAACTTCGCGTGGTCTCTCGTCTCGCTttaacgcaaactaaacgtcgaaagcacagcgcatacgaagctaccggcactcggcgcgtgtactttgtccccatcgcagatcgctttgaaaatgaggcccgcgcggggCGCCCTTCGCCAACATCGCACTACAGATACGGCGCCCGCACGagcgcgctgtgagcagcagccgacgcagcagaacgcacccccccccccttccctcacccccgtgcctcgcgcgcgaaagaagaacgCGCGCTTCCAGCCGGCCTTAATCCCTCGCGTGCGTGCGCTCATTGAGCCGCAATTACCGGCTCatcctcgtacgctttcactcgcacacacagcgtaaggcgcgcggcgacgattttatacggaacctcacggcgacgcctaCGGAAGAAATGAGcatggagtgttcatataattgctatcgcagtaaaacagTCAGCACTCAGTCTTACCAAGATGTCCGCCAGAGCGATGTTCTTGGCGTCGGATGCTCCCGTGAACGACTCAGCCTTGTGAACCCGACAGCTGCGCACTTGTCGGTACATTGCATCATGCATGGCACTGAAAACGCAGCCAGGCGTCAGGGTCAAATCGATGATACTGGTGCTCTTCTTAGCGCTGTCCGCCAGCACGCTGAAGTCGTCGTCGGACAGCAACACCCCCGTGACCCTGATTCTGACTAGTTTAAGGTTAAAGGCCAGCGCTGACACTAGTTCCGCCTGCACGACACGGTGCTCCTGTTTTGTCAGAAGGGTATCATCTTGGCTCAGGTGTATGTTGACATCAATTAGTGCGGATGAACCCTTTATACATGCCGCCAAAGCGGACAAATCATTGCGATCGAAGTCATAGCAGTCAACCTGCATTGACGTTACGTGAGCGCAGCCACCGAGCACGTCTAAAGCTGAGATAGCTGGATACATGCCAACGTAATGGCTGCGCATAAAATGGCAGTCTCCGATGCTTGCGCTGCTGATTTGCGGGCACTCCTGCAGCTGCTTTGGGGTGAGGTGCATGTATTGTCCCTTGATGACCACGCGATCCTTCAGGCCTCGATTTTGGATCATTGCAAATACTCTGTCGAGCCCGTCAATTATAGGCAAGGAGTGGACGACCACCGACCTTACAACGTCGTTGTCAGTGATTGCATTGAAGAAGTCGTGGCACTCAGCTTCTCCGAAGCCCCTCAAGTCGATGCACAGCTTTTTGAGCGAGGAGTTTGGCTTCCGCAGGGCTGCGAGCCAGGGCTTCATGCATTGCGCTGCTTCCGGATCTGAAAGTCTGGGACACTTGGAATCCAGAATGATACGTGACATTCGCAGTACGTCGAAGGTAGCCTCAGGCTGCGTAGTGTGGCGCTCTGAGTGACCACTTTGGCGAATAGGGCAACTGTGGTTAAGCTGCAAACACACATAGAAAAGACACATTAGTTAAAAAATAATGAAATCTTCTGTAAAAAAAACTCATAGCACCAGAAAAACAATAAACGTTAGAGTTCCTACGTGTAGCCGAGGTAGAAACTAAAATCGACGTTCGTAAACGTGTAGTAGAGTTGTACTGAACGCCATCTATTAGCAACCTGAGCCATCCGCCATGTTAGAGGTGCATGACCTCGGATGCATCATTGCGCTCTGATTGATAGTAACGACTGAACGTCAGCTGTTTTCTTCGACGTAGCTAATGTTAAGATGGGGTTTGCCACAGAACGTGCGTGTAAACGTTAATGAACGCGATTGGCAGTGCCCATAAAAGCCCCGATACCTTCCAAGCAATGGTCTAAGTATGAAACCATAGTTAATGTACAACACCTAGAGAAAGCGTGTCGAAACTAGATTCCCTGCACTACAGTGTTCAAACACAAAATTCTAGTTACAAGTGCTGCGAAATTGGTCAGTGGTAACGTGGCTACATGATGAAAGTAGAGCTATACTTACAATGATGTGTTCATCACAACAATGTCCGCAATAAGCTCTTCCAAAGTCTCCATCTTGCAGAACGCATCGATCAGTTCCTCCAGGAGTGACCAGCTGCCGAAAAAGATGTCCGATTTGAGCTTCAGTTTCCGCACCATGCAGTTTTTTTGCGCGAGGTATTTGGGGAAGGGTGCGTTGAAGTCTTCATCGCGGTGGTCGAACACGCTATCTCCGACGGCCAGGTCTGTGATCTTTTTGTTTTGAAGGAGTGCCTGTATTAGCCGACTCACCTCATTATTGGGCATCGTAACCTCGGTCACGTCAAGGGTAGTCAAATCATTCATGCCTAGGAGATTTGAGCCTCCAAAGAACCCCATCTTCTCTCCCACAATTTTCTCAAAATTGTAAACCTTGAAGACGAGTTTCCTGAGCTGTGAGAGAGATTTGATCACCTCGAACATGAAAGCTGCCTCCTCAGGTGTAGTGAATCTCCCGCAGACAGTAACGCTTTTCAAAGAGCGATGGCATTTTACTGCTTCGAGCAACGAAAGGTGAAGCATTACGTTGTGGTTGAATTCCATTGCAGGTGATGCAGTGGTGCTGACCGAGTAGGCGTTCAACAAGGTCCAGTGCTTTCGCTTTGCGCGATCCGTCCCCACGACCGTACAAGACATGCGCGCAAGTGCTTGACTCGACGACAGCAATGTGGACATCACCTCTGCTCTGTCCTAGCCTATCTTCACGAACCTCCATGGCAGCGCCGAGGAGGATTTTGTTCAACTCACGTCGGTGATTCAGTAATTTACATCTCGCACCGTCCTCCTTTGTGCATGGTATGTTCAGCGCGTTCGGTTCGGCGCTGCCTCTGTCTGGTGCACGTCTGCTGTAGACTGAATGTTCCACATGCGCCGCTTTCGCCGCTTGAGACATGATTCCCCAGCTGCCTCGGTGTCAAACCTCAGCGTTGCCACGTGGACGCCGTCCTTCACACCTCTGGCGTGCGACCTGCGCGTAGAAAGACATGATGCGCAACAGCGTTAGCGAATAAACAGTTGCTGCCCAGGTAAACACTGTCGAACACACTTCTCTCAAGGCATGTCTCTTCTGCTGTGAAGCATGTTTCTAGCGCAAAATATATTAAATGTTGCCAACTCTCAActatacgtacccttcactcacGGTGTATACATTCGAGTACGTGACTTATCGTTgacatttctgtgcagttgtgtcAAGGATTACACCATAAAAACTAATCTAAGGGTAAATTAAGCGTTGTGCTTTCCTCAAGTACctccattttacttctgagggaaatctatcgctaccgaagatcgctttggagaaggcactacagtgtttgacgggagtTGTCTCCTTGGACGTCTCTgtagcagacagacagacagacagacaatcaaCTTTACTTACGAAATAATTTTTTTGACTAGTAAACCTTGCTAcgaataattaacttgtgcaggtaaTTCATACTAGTGATTCACGTCCtatttatgaagaaacgtatcattacagattgcacaataattagatacaTATCACTCTCTAATTATGGtaactcatcataaaatgcagaaagagtcattctaccaccttgacttgctcttaatggagtcagCAGCACCTTCCCATAAAATTACGTAAATTTCATGCCTTTATCGACAATCGATAATAATTTGTGACTGAAGGGAATATATATGAAAGACTAAACGCGCTGCGAATGCTCGAGGGAAAAAAATCGGAATTGCGTGCTGAGGATTGTCGCATATGCTACTGAAATTTGTTTCCATAATTGGAGGAGGTTGCAACACTATCCTACAGCACTGGCGTCCTTCCTTTTATGAATGTTGCAACCAAGAGCGCACTTTATCAGGCAGCTACCATTAACTTTACTAAGCTGGCCAGCTAAGTCCATGTACACTCTGAAAAAGGGCGTAGACATCATCAAGAGCAAAGCTGCCGGGTGGCTAGTGAGATTGCAATAAGGTTTGCAAGCATGCATGCTCAAGGCACTGCAAGCCATGTGTTTCGGCTTTGAAATCACGTCAGCACCTGTTTCGCTCTAGCTATTTAATCACTGCAGCTTGTGTGCGTATGGGACTTAGGTTTGCGTTGCATTTGCATTGCGTGTTCCTTTGCGGCCTTTGTGATAGTTgcctattagcggcgagaagttggagtggcaccctctcccgagtgacgtcacggccacgACGCCACTCTCTCCGATTCACTCGGCTCCCGCGCGtgttcgcttcgtgcatgctcggtgtATGGGGCGCGCCAGCCGTAGTTAGTGATAGATGTTgtggctgctttctgctgtcacgcCTAAAGCGCAGTGCCTTtttcgaaactgcgtgaatcgtgAGAACTTGCTgcttggatatcgaagctatatagagttgCAGGGGTTACTGCTTTTGCAACGCAGAGGTGCGCAGTGTAGTATTTTCATAAATATTGCGTAAAAAGAATGCATGCAAATTTAGTATGGAAATTTTATTTGTACGATGCTTCGCTCCAAACATTCCTTTGGTACGCAAAAGCGTTCGGCGCGCATGTTTTACGAAAACAACTTGCTACTGCTTTCACCTTTCTCCGAAACAGCCACCCAGAAACAGCATTCTACACGACTGCGCTCCATGTATGTATAGCAATCACCCGAAAGAAAATCTTCAgggttaagatcaagagccaagccattacatgccgtgcaatgtttcatagtggcctgaagcGGTCTTTATCGACAATACGCAATAAGCTAGGAATAAGCAACCGACAATCGTTATGACGAGGCATTGCTCGCGAAACCATTATGCttactacaacttcgaattgaaaccatgaagtaGTCCTTTACAGCGCCAATTGGAAGAGGACTAAACTGGAAGAGGCAGCCGAAGCTGCCTCTTCCAGGCAGCTTCGTCATACAACATCGTCACGCAACTACCGTCAGCCTGACGATGTCTCGAACCACAATGGTGTTTAATTATACGAACTGAGAACTATTCACTGCGTCAGCCCATAAAAGACCCCCTCATATACCAGCCTCATAAACAAGACACTATATGtgcaagcctcaaatgaattcacttgatttttgacctccttctgtgaatgctgatattttctgaaataatgaagcttcggcttcttgctggctgcagccatatggtctaaAAGGCATATTTCGCCCATAAAGTTTGGCCTATCGGCTGTGAAAGTTTCGCCAAGCAGATCGGTTAGAACGGTTCCCCAAGCAACAAGCAGCGCTAAATTGTTGAACTGAGTAGAGCGTGTAGCACTgaaagagaataaatattggtccaTGCCTTTTTGTGAGCGGCAAACAGCTTAAAGCCTCAATTAGCATTACTTAGAATTACCGCCGCTTAAAATTAACTGGTTAAGAACGGATttattttgagaagcagttcaaaaagcaaaCGGTACTGGTATAATCTATACTGATGCGTTGTTTAGTCATCGTGTTACTGCTgaacgtttctgtgaataaatgcgaaaattcaATATTTTGCAAATGAACAGCTCGTCTTGAGTAAACAAGATTTAGCGGGTTAAAACCAAGGTAAATGTTGTAGAAGCCATATATAACCAGCGTTTGTTATGAATCGTTGCACCACGGCAAGTAGGGTCCCTTAACTAGATTGTTCTATCCTATGTTttcgcgtttatgcttttattatccacATGAGCTACCACTGCAGTCtagaactgcgcatgaaaaacccATACCGCTCTGGACTGATCTccgttggccggcactgtaacgttgcctttgagaaatatagTGTTGCCTAGAAAATAagctctttcaataaattttgaagAGAGTGAAGACATCGTCAAAGtatatttgagaggactgtcataagtgTACCAGCATAGGGAACTAGAGCGAACAAACTGAAacgttgcagaaggcgcccggacgcagcccgaactgtagcagacgacaggcgcaaatccttgccatgacgtcatgcgagcggcgctcgcagcgccgcttttgttcgttctcgggACTAATAGTCAGGACAACAATGTCACTTAACCGATTAAGGCGCAAGAAAAATCTACCAGTTACATTTTGTTGATTTTTTGTGTCAGATGATATTTTCGCATTGTAAATACATTGTGACAGTTTCATGAGTGGCGCTTTATTCTTCGAAACGCTACGACAGCGCACTTTTTAAAGGACGCTGGGCCTTTGTGGGAGCAAAACCTGATGTCGGTCACAAAATGTACGTGCTTTGTTTCGGCGCTTCCTAAAACAAAAAGGCTTGCAGCGAAGAGCCAAACGAAACATTGCGCAAGCCCTCATAGCCTTTAGGTAGCAAATGAGCATTGTAGTGGGAAATATTCCTTGCCGGGTGGGGTTTTTACTATTAAAGTGTGGAGCATGATTTCATCAAGTAACGGGGAAGGACTTTGCTGTTGCTTTCAGGGGCGCTCGCGATGAAAATACAGTATGGTTGCAGATCCAGACGTGATATTTTACGATGAATGCAGGCATTGATGACTAAAACATTCAGCATTTGGTTCAGTGATAAATGAAACATTCAACAGACTGGTGGCATCTCCTCGAATAACAGTCGGTTCTTGCACAACAgtcctgtttatttatttatttattagtaataTCAACATCGCCCGAAGGCCTTGTTGTAGGGGGGtccaaaaaaacaaaaagaagcaggcACAAACATGGCAATCAGGGTCAACCGCACTGAAAGCAATCTATATGAAAACACTTTTGAATAAAGAGGACAAGCgccaaaagaaaagagaaaaacatCGACGTAATAGAATAGAACCAGGACAAAGTGCTGTCAGAATAAACATGTGGCCTAACAAACAGACTCAACTGCACTTATGCAACAAGGCATCAAAAATATATCCGCAGGGAGCTCATTCCAAGCACTAATAGTATGGCGAAAGAATGTGTACTTGAATGCATCAAGGCTACATTTGACTCCGTATTTTATTTTTGTATGGACACACCTTGCTGATACATAAAATGGTTGCTTAAGATAACTATCTTTATCTATTCCTCTTTACTTATTATTAATGCTGAAGAGAAACTTAAGCCTTTGCAATCTTCGACGAGACTGTAATTGTTTCCAGCCTAATCGGTATGTAATCTGCGAGCTTCTTATGGTGAAGTAGTAATTGCTGGTCACAAACCTCGCAGCCTGTTTCTGTACCCTTTCTAATTTACCTTTCAATACGGCTGTAAAGGGGTCCCATGCAACGTAAGCATATTAAAGAATCGGCCTAATGTTCTTTAAATACAAGATTTCCTTAAACTGTTTCGGCGCATGCTTGAAATTTCTTCGCAAAAAGTGCAGCAACCTAGAAGCGTTGGCAGCATTTTTATCGATGTAACATGTCCTGTCTAATGTGCAAGTGAATGTAATACCGAGGTATTTGACATAATCAGTCGCTTTTAAGGTATGATATTTAAGGACACAAGAACTGCgcatcggttttttttttcttatcggtaAATCAAATATGAAAACATTTCGCTACGCTTAGGTTCATATGCCAGTCATCGCACCAAGACGAAAATTTTTGGAGCAACTTAAGCTTTCTTAAAATCAATAAAAACAGCATCCAGTTGCGCACCCTTATCTAAGCATGAAGTAATGTCATGTACGAACTCGGTTAATTGCGTTGTACATGCGTTGTACGATTGTCTCAGCAACATTTTCGTTAGAatttgcttacctttcaagaggTGGGGTCTACGTCTGCATCACCAACATTGGTCGCCCTACTTTCATTACATAATTCATCTAAATTGGCTGAGAAATATATATCATGtttgttgttttctgtttcctCCAGCCCTCGTTTCAATTTGTAATAAATTCCTGCATAAATTATCTGTGTTTGGAAATAATGTTCATATGATATCTAATAAGATTCCTATTTATCTAAATTTACTGTAACACTTCTCGCTGTTTCATTGACTGAGAAGATAAAAGCCTAATCTTTCTGGGCAGCAAGAATGTACCAGGAGGAATAATAGCAATGTTGATTTAATCCTTAATATAATTTTACCTGCAACGGTCTCTGAAGTTTTTGTAGTCTGCAAAAAATATTTTGTCGAAATAGAGGTAAAAATACTATCGTGTGTGCTTCGAGAACACCCCCCTGCCCAGTGTACTTTACAAACTACACCTGCATTCATTTTCTTGCGACACTATAAATATGTATTTTGTATGGAACGTCATACATTCATCGTTTACACCAATCCTTTGTAAAAACCACAGCTTCGAGGTTTGTGCTATGTTCGACCAAAAATAAAGAATATGCACGTACAGCAGTACCGGCTATGTTCAGCGCTTCTCCAAGTTTGGCGATGAATACATCAACTACATCatgcagctgacaaaaaaaaaactgtgtggtcGTCTTGGCAGAACCCTTTTTAGCAAAATGCCGTACCAAAGAGCACATTATAttaattatttacaaatgaaaattGTACTATACCTTTAAAAGTACGCTGCGCCCTAATGAGTTAATTGACAGACGCTTTAATTGTGGTGACAGGCGTGAAGTCGATGGGTTTACCTATATTTAACTTTTTCAATTCAGAGAGCCACAAtactacccgccatggttgcttagtggtgtTGGTGGCGGTCCTACTCcgccggcacgcgctcggcattttagtcaATGTTTGCGtacgcactgtgcttcctgcgtTCATTGGACGAATGCCAACTTAATTGCATTAGAAAGTTTCCTGTCTGCGCTTTCCAATGACATCTAGTATTATCGCCAAGCCCGAAGTGTTACCTGACGGCAATCAAAACAGTGTGAGCAACAAAGggcgtttttgctgtactagcCTCCGTTGTACTGCGCTTCCGGCAAAACTGTTCAGactaacaaaatgaaatttgatgtgcctttaaatgaaatgttatacaagttttctatgaagagaaattgcgtgtaaagcaattagaaatttatataggcgccaataaaaatggcaaaactacaaaagtttatgAATTTTTTCTTTTAAACTCAGGACAACAATATTTTGTGGTTTTCTAGGCTAGAGTGTTCTTATCATCTATtcgaagttgttttgtgttctgaTGAACAGTTCGTGAGTTATTATTACTTCAAACTGCCAATTTATGACCGTACTTGGTCCCGCATTACCGAATAAGGGACAAAACTATTCAAGCTGCAACTCTGAAATTTTCGATAATCAAGCATCAAGCCCTTCTCTCGGATTCCGTGAAAAGAAAATTGTcttatgttaattagggaatcAACAGCGGAGCAGTGAATTTAGCTAATGTTTCTGCTGGccaggtccgtgcaaattgacattctttttcatgtacaCGCTAATTCGCAACGATTGTTGCACATTATTAGCGCCATACAGTGTCTCgtaattactagcactcacgcgtttttactaagcagtgcttgaaacagaagattttCAATAACTAATAAATGCCAGATGCGATTTTTGGTGGTAGCGCCATATGTGCAAAAAGATATCAAGCTGTTTCCCGTCAGTTCCAACATTTGTCAAAGGTGGCGCCACTGAACATTACTAAACATTTTAGTAtttggctcagtctagtcacCGCGCCCACCCCACAAtccttcaagcacacgtgtctgcgACCACGCCACAGAATACAGTGACACATGCGTCTCCGAATTCAGCAgggaaaaaataaagagagagaaagaaaggaaagcatgGCCAGCGCGAGAAAGGCAGACAACACGTGCATTCACTCACTTGTGTCTGCggggaggaaaaaaaaggaagaaagcaagcaagcaagcgccgtgcacggtacatcatgagtgcatgccagctAGCCAGCAGGTTAGGCTATTGTGCCATTGAGAATTGCAAATTTTCCTCGCCTCCTATTTTGTAGGCTCGTACGACGATACctggaaacttgctttccccacGCGGTGAGGGGCGATGTATGTGGCAGGGTACTGTGCGACTATGCTACGCGACGCCGGTTGAACATacgataggatt
This region of Dermacentor silvarum isolate Dsil-2018 chromosome 5, BIME_Dsil_1.4, whole genome shotgun sequence genomic DNA includes:
- the LOC125945440 gene encoding uncharacterized protein LOC125945440; this encodes MGFFGGSNLLGMNDLTTLDVTEVTMPNNEVSRLIQALLQNKKITDLAVGDSVFDHRDEDFNAPFPKYLAQKNCMVRKLKLKSDIFFGSWSLLEELIDAFCKMETLEELIADIVLNHSCPIRQSGHSERHTTQPEATFDVLRMSRIILDSKCPRLSDPEAAQCMKPWLAALRKPNSSLKKLCIDLRGFGEAECHDFFNAITDNDVVRSVVVHSLPIIDGLDRVFAMIQNRGLKDRVVIKGQYMHLTPKQLQECPQISSASIGDCHFMRSHYVGMYPAISALDVLGGCAHVTSMQVDCYDFDRNDLSALAACIKGSSALIDVNIHLSQDDTLLTKQEHRVVQAELVSALAFNLKLVRIRVTGVLLSDDDFSVLADSAKKSTSIIDLTLTPGCVFSAMHDAMYRQVRSCRVHKAESFTGASDAKNIALADILESTRKNASAVLDAAQFVLGEQDGVEGARAIELMYDHPHVFQMVREAADVSKAEAKKMISRARLRVRCCSLDEFMRMAGVVKERVECLGHPGTRLQLVDIGDDCWLHIRNFLKIADVLEL